The Longimicrobiales bacterium genome has a window encoding:
- a CDS encoding response regulator encodes MGYAFVSAAPGGGSNREKEPAESRRRPRILVVDDDEHDREMYGMMLCYNGFDVVFAGSIGAGLELAMQYAPDLVLLDLGLPDGNGLELCAQLRRHSANPKVPVVVLSGFRRNELGETADRYGCADYVEKPASPLDVMRRIEELIGKPPLAGDGELPSVLDRRD; translated from the coding sequence ATGGGCTATGCATTCGTTTCTGCCGCTCCCGGGGGTGGCAGCAATAGAGAGAAGGAGCCAGCAGAGAGCCGCAGGCGGCCGCGCATCCTGGTTGTCGACGACGACGAGCACGATCGCGAGATGTACGGAATGATGCTCTGCTACAATGGCTTCGACGTCGTTTTTGCCGGCTCGATCGGCGCGGGACTGGAACTGGCGATGCAGTATGCGCCGGACCTGGTCCTGCTCGACCTCGGCCTGCCGGACGGGAACGGATTGGAGCTGTGCGCCCAGCTGCGCCGGCATTCCGCGAACCCGAAGGTGCCGGTGGTCGTGCTGAGCGGCTTCCGGCGCAACGAGCTCGGCGAGACCGCGGATCGCTACGGTTGCGCGGACTACGTCGAGAAGCCGGCCAGCCCGCTGGACGTCATGCGTCGGATCGAAGAGCTGATCGGCAAGCCGCCGCTCGCCGGAGACGGGGAGCTGCCCTCGGTGCTCGACCGCAGGGATTGA